One window from the genome of Tolypothrix sp. NIES-4075 encodes:
- a CDS encoding CHASE2 domain-containing serine/threonine-protein kinase: MLTNLRNVLTQPVVVISLITGVLLVGVQRLGVLEPVELKAFDQMMQKRPALSPDPRLLIVGFSGDDIQKLNQGSPTGETLDTVLTKLERYQPKVIGLDLFRDRPVEPGHQKLLTHIKNSSRIVTICTVGANNVESVPPPMGVEPENAGFADIPEDGDTLIRRNLLVVTPYAKSNCKTPASFGFQLALQYLNIQPKFTPRGMQLGKTLFKRLEADSGGYQNIDASGFQILLNYRSQNNVAQKVSLSDVLGDRIQPSWVRNRIILIGSTAPSSQDIRNTPYSNGKRDDSGKMPGVTIHAHMVSQILDAASGVRPLFWFLPEWGEILWIWGWTFAGGILGWRIQHPLRLLPLSAAALIVLFASGFLIFIQAGWIPLASPALGFIIAAVGVLGYISFQNKQEKEKIALQIKEQNENISLLQALLREGGNSTTRIPTGFYDGSQPEKLLNKRYKVTELLGSGGFSYTYLAEDTHRPGNPMCVVKHLQPARSDEVFLDIARRLFKTEAEILDILGHHNQIPQLMAYFEESQEFYLVQQYIKGQTLQEELPSGKPISEAEVVSCLKDLLQVLKFVHARGVIHRDIKPSNLIRRQEDKRIVLIDFGAVKQIQPQMQAENATVAVGTAGYAPPEQFMGHPRLNSDIYAVGMIGIQALTGTPAKLLERESTTALAWRHLAENISEELADILDKMVAFDFQKRYQSVEEVLQSLDNL, from the coding sequence ATGCTTACCAACTTGAGAAATGTGCTGACACAGCCCGTAGTTGTGATTAGTTTAATTACAGGTGTGTTGCTGGTCGGAGTTCAACGGTTGGGAGTATTAGAGCCTGTAGAACTGAAAGCTTTCGACCAGATGATGCAAAAGCGTCCTGCTCTAAGTCCAGACCCGCGTTTGTTGATTGTGGGATTTAGCGGAGACGATATTCAAAAATTAAACCAGGGATCGCCGACTGGGGAAACTTTAGACACAGTATTGACCAAACTAGAGCGCTATCAACCAAAAGTCATCGGTTTAGATTTATTTCGCGATCGCCCAGTTGAGCCAGGTCATCAGAAGCTGTTAACACACATAAAAAATAGTTCACGCATTGTGACTATCTGTACAGTGGGTGCAAATAATGTTGAATCTGTACCACCACCGATGGGTGTAGAACCGGAGAATGCAGGGTTTGCTGATATCCCGGAAGACGGAGATACGTTAATTCGGCGAAATTTACTAGTGGTTACACCCTATGCCAAATCAAATTGTAAAACTCCAGCTTCTTTTGGATTCCAATTGGCTCTTCAGTACTTAAATATTCAACCAAAATTTACTCCTAGGGGAATGCAATTAGGGAAAACGTTGTTTAAACGTTTAGAAGCTGACTCAGGTGGTTATCAAAACATAGATGCCAGTGGCTTTCAAATACTATTAAATTACCGATCGCAGAATAACGTCGCTCAAAAAGTCAGTTTATCAGATGTGCTAGGCGATCGCATCCAACCGAGTTGGGTAAGAAACCGTATTATCTTAATTGGCTCGACTGCACCAAGTTCCCAAGATATTCGTAATACACCTTATAGTAATGGCAAGCGGGATGATTCTGGCAAAATGCCTGGAGTGACAATTCATGCACATATGGTAAGTCAGATTCTCGATGCTGCTTCTGGAGTGCGACCTCTATTTTGGTTTTTACCTGAATGGGGTGAAATTCTCTGGATATGGGGATGGACTTTCGCAGGCGGTATACTCGGATGGCGCATTCAGCATCCACTCCGCTTACTACCCTTGAGTGCCGCTGCCTTAATAGTGCTGTTCGCCTCCGGTTTTCTTATCTTTATTCAGGCAGGGTGGATACCTTTAGCATCCCCAGCGTTAGGCTTTATTATAGCAGCAGTGGGCGTTCTGGGTTATATCTCATTTCAAAACAAGCAAGAAAAAGAAAAAATAGCACTTCAGATTAAAGAGCAAAATGAAAACATCTCCCTATTGCAAGCACTTTTAAGGGAAGGAGGAAATTCTACAACGCGGATACCGACGGGATTTTATGATGGCTCACAACCAGAAAAATTATTAAACAAACGTTATAAAGTCACTGAACTGCTTGGTTCTGGGGGATTTAGTTATACTTATTTAGCTGAAGATACTCATCGACCGGGCAACCCTATGTGTGTAGTTAAGCACTTGCAACCTGCTCGCAGCGATGAAGTATTTTTAGATATTGCCAGACGTTTATTTAAAACGGAAGCTGAAATTTTAGATATTTTGGGTCATCACAATCAGATTCCCCAGTTGATGGCTTATTTTGAAGAGTCTCAGGAATTCTATTTAGTACAACAGTATATTAAAGGACAAACTCTCCAAGAAGAATTGCCCTCTGGTAAGCCGATTTCCGAAGCTGAAGTTGTAAGTTGCCTCAAAGATCTTTTGCAAGTACTGAAGTTTGTTCATGCTCGTGGTGTCATCCATCGAGACATCAAACCTAGCAACTTAATTAGACGGCAAGAAGATAAAAGAATCGTTTTAATTGACTTTGGTGCTGTTAAACAAATTCAGCCTCAGATGCAAGCAGAAAACGCCACAGTAGCGGTGGGTACTGCGGGTTATGCACCTCCTGAGCAGTTTATGGGACATCCCAGATTAAACAGCGATATCTATGCTGTTGGAATGATTGGCATTCAAGCTTTAACTGGAACACCTGCTAAACTTCTCGAACGAGAATCGACAACAGCACTTGCTTGGCGACATCTAGCTGAAAATATTTCTGAAGAATTGGCTGATATTTTAGACAAAATGGTGGCTTTTGACTTTCAAAAGCGATATCAGTCGGTAGAGGAAGTTTTACAAAGTTTAGATAATTTGTAG
- a CDS encoding CHAT domain-containing protein, which translates to MSKVIILAFAHIAVVSSTFALTADAASKPEMNIEITQQIQSGNAKQLLQQGLKLYQTEQFSPSVEILQQAAEAFKTQGDVLNQALALNYLALAHQQQGDLPQASKAIAENLLLLSKNGRNSQEDLSVRAQAFNTQGQIELAQGQSYKALASWEQAAALYSRNNDKQGKIGSLLNQAQALQTLGLYRRALITLDQVNLELQQQPDSLLKANGLLSLGNALRVVGALDENKETTTINSLATGQAILQRLEQKNSKALQFSRIGSLQALEQSLAVAQKLNSPELVAEIQLNLGNTAQALRSTAEDNEEDTTQPLSSNAKNKEYYTTLALQYYQKAAATAVSATTRLQAQLNQLRLSIQTNKPIPDQVSWRQIQSQLATLAPSRKVIYARINLTQSLACLKLKTVPRATVMNLPCVSQDTEEKEAQISDKTLATPIIIAQASETPEWLEIAQIAKTAVDQAKNLQDKRAEAYALGTLGGIYEQTNQLAIAQTQTQQALTIAESISAPDIGYRWQWQLGRILNAKGDRVGAIAAYTKAVDNLKSIRRDLVAINPDVQFSFRQGVEPVFRQLVSLLLESKEPSQDNLKSARNVIESLRLAELDNYFRLACINAQPVQIDEVDQKAAVVYPVILRDRLELIVSLPSDSSNQKANQKAEPTFIHRTKNLRKDEVRKTVEQLRQNLETRSTNEFKVQSQEVYNWIIAPIASELAEHKIENLVFVLDDPLGNIPMGALYDGKQYLIEKYNVAVTPGLELLNPKPIARTGLRIIAGGLTEASKNFPALPNVKVELKAIKSTVTDTRELLDNRFTKDAIEDAVQSLSVPVVHLATHGQFSSKAEDTFILTYGDQKINVRDLNGLLQSRETNQRGAVELLVLSACSTATGDTRSDLGIAGVAVRSGARSTLASLWTVDDEGTSILMREFYTQLKKPNITKAKAIRNAQVSLLKNPQYKHLYEHPYYWAPFVLVGNWL; encoded by the coding sequence ATGTCGAAAGTTATTATTCTCGCCTTTGCTCACATAGCAGTCGTTAGTAGCACCTTTGCTTTAACGGCTGATGCAGCTTCTAAGCCTGAGATGAACATCGAGATTACTCAACAAATTCAGTCTGGTAATGCTAAACAACTGTTGCAGCAAGGTTTGAAATTATATCAAACAGAACAGTTTTCCCCATCTGTGGAAATTTTACAACAGGCAGCAGAAGCCTTTAAAACTCAAGGCGATGTTTTAAATCAAGCTTTAGCATTAAATTATCTCGCATTAGCGCATCAGCAACAAGGTGATTTACCTCAAGCAAGTAAAGCGATCGCCGAAAATTTACTGCTACTATCAAAAAATGGAAGAAATTCTCAAGAAGACTTATCAGTACGCGCCCAAGCATTTAATACGCAAGGTCAGATAGAATTAGCTCAAGGACAATCTTACAAAGCTCTAGCCAGTTGGGAACAAGCGGCTGCTCTTTACAGTAGAAATAACGATAAACAAGGTAAAATTGGTAGCCTACTTAACCAAGCTCAGGCATTGCAAACCTTGGGACTTTATCGACGCGCTTTGATTACTCTAGACCAGGTAAATCTAGAACTGCAACAACAACCCGACTCTCTGCTCAAGGCAAATGGATTATTGAGCTTGGGTAATGCTCTACGAGTCGTGGGAGCTTTAGATGAGAACAAAGAAACTACTACCATAAATAGCCTTGCAACTGGGCAAGCTATATTGCAAAGATTAGAACAAAAAAATTCAAAAGCCTTGCAATTCAGCCGGATCGGTTCGCTACAAGCTTTAGAGCAAAGTTTGGCAGTAGCGCAAAAACTCAATTCTCCAGAACTGGTGGCAGAAATTCAGCTAAATTTAGGAAACACTGCTCAAGCGCTGCGAAGTACTGCTGAAGATAATGAAGAAGATACAACGCAACCGCTATCCAGTAATGCAAAAAATAAGGAATATTATACAACTCTAGCATTACAGTATTACCAAAAAGCTGCTGCGACTGCTGTCTCAGCGACGACGCGACTGCAAGCACAACTAAATCAACTGCGCTTATCGATACAAACAAACAAACCAATTCCTGACCAAGTTTCCTGGAGGCAAATTCAATCTCAGCTTGCCACCTTAGCGCCTAGTCGCAAGGTTATTTATGCGAGGATTAACCTGACCCAAAGTCTGGCTTGTCTGAAACTGAAAACAGTTCCAAGGGCAACGGTAATGAATTTACCTTGTGTGAGTCAGGATACTGAGGAAAAAGAAGCACAAATCAGTGATAAAACCCTGGCTACGCCAATTATCATAGCTCAAGCATCAGAGACTCCCGAATGGCTGGAGATTGCTCAGATAGCAAAAACAGCCGTAGATCAAGCCAAAAATTTACAAGACAAGCGTGCTGAAGCTTATGCTTTAGGTACTCTAGGAGGGATATACGAACAAACTAACCAGTTAGCGATCGCTCAAACACAAACTCAGCAAGCTTTGACAATAGCTGAAAGTATTTCAGCACCAGATATAGGGTATCGTTGGCAATGGCAGTTAGGACGAATATTGAATGCCAAAGGAGATCGTGTTGGAGCGATCGCTGCATATACTAAAGCTGTTGACAACCTTAAGTCTATACGTCGTGATTTAGTTGCGATCAATCCGGATGTGCAATTTTCTTTTCGACAGGGAGTCGAACCAGTCTTTCGTCAACTTGTCAGCTTGTTATTAGAATCTAAAGAACCTAGTCAAGACAATCTCAAGTCAGCGAGAAATGTAATTGAGTCACTGCGATTGGCTGAACTAGATAACTACTTTCGTTTAGCTTGTATTAACGCTCAACCCGTCCAGATTGACGAAGTGGATCAAAAAGCAGCAGTGGTTTATCCAGTGATTTTGCGCGATCGCTTGGAACTAATCGTTTCCCTACCTTCGGACTCATCTAACCAGAAAGCCAACCAAAAAGCGGAGCCGACGTTTATTCATCGCACAAAAAATCTCCGCAAGGATGAAGTTAGAAAAACTGTCGAACAACTGCGGCAAAATTTAGAAACTCGCTCTACTAATGAGTTTAAAGTACAGTCCCAAGAAGTATATAACTGGATAATTGCACCAATCGCATCTGAATTAGCAGAGCACAAAATCGAAAACTTAGTATTTGTCTTAGACGATCCGCTAGGAAATATTCCGATGGGTGCGTTATATGACGGTAAGCAATATCTGATCGAGAAATATAACGTTGCTGTCACACCAGGTTTAGAACTGCTTAACCCGAAACCCATAGCACGTACAGGTCTGCGAATTATTGCTGGTGGACTAACCGAAGCCAGCAAGAACTTTCCAGCGTTGCCCAACGTAAAAGTTGAACTGAAAGCCATTAAGTCAACAGTTACCGACACTCGCGAGCTGCTAGATAACCGATTTACCAAAGATGCGATTGAAGATGCCGTGCAGTCGTTAAGTGTGCCTGTAGTTCACTTAGCAACTCATGGTCAATTTAGTTCCAAAGCAGAAGATACCTTTATTTTGACTTATGGCGATCAAAAAATCAATGTTAGAGATTTGAATGGTTTACTCCAAAGCAGAGAAACCAACCAACGGGGTGCAGTTGAGCTACTTGTTCTGAGTGCTTGCTCTACAGCTACAGGAGACACACGATCTGACTTAGGAATTGCTGGAGTTGCTGTGCGCTCTGGAGCACGTAGTACATTGGCATCGCTTTGGACTGTAGACGATGAAGGAACTTCTATCCTCATGCGTGAATTTTACACTCAATTAAAGAAACCTAATATCACTAAAGCAAAAGCGATTAGGAACGCTCAAGTTAGCCTGTTGAAAAATCCTCAGTATAAGCATCTCTATGAGCATCCATATTACTGGGCACCCTTTGTTTTGGTAGGCAATTGGCTGTAA
- a CDS encoding FHA domain-containing protein, protein MISQIEEKKMHLVRWLLAIGWLTLIFSLFYDPISIRFTDPSNIISPFHLHPEKYLDPSTCVKVQGVCLPQQPYGMGGRIFWAMVLPIGITILLVFGHELWRRICPLYFFSQIPRALGIQRKRKVVSSTGNVRLEMAGIEKESWLGRNYLYLQLGLFYLGLNIRILFVNGDRIAMAIFLLFTIFSAITVGFLYKGRSWCQYFCPMAPVQMFYTGPRGLLGTDAHDKPPQSITQSTCRTVDSSGQEKSACVSCQSPCIDIDAERSYWEGITKPDQKILFYSYFGLMLGFYFFYFLYAGNWDYYYSGAWTHEEGQLRTLFNPGFYLFNQAIAIPKLIAAPLTLAVFAIASYFITVALEKAYRAYLHSKNKYLNEEQVLHVIFVLCVFVSFNVFFMFGGRPNISLLPGWGILVLNGFIVIVSSLWVYRSFNRSRERYSRESLANNLRRQLNKLAVDWSKLLEGRSLQDLIPDEVYVLAKVLPGFKRADRVQVYKGVLREALEEGKVSSAGSLEVLKDMRKELNVTDEEHYAVLAELGVEDYTLLEPQKLRSRETQLRIEGYRRASELLIQQLLESGTPLQEAIERRQNQIRELRQEYAITPDEHEQVFAEMFNQDGPLLQKAEVLLTQLQDLAVQGQMLYNSVPNPQAPVYVLLREAVQEKKKLITTQLFRILELLGDSPEAFNIGRSIGVLAANVIEEILQSNDEQSRWQNRLSPRIISSLRQQDQLTQPVPISTQLGVTNNYSEQQTESYSFNSAPTHLRGERTQSTEAINDVLLALLQDVDPLVQAACLYALHQSNPSVAFAEARQLLDAKQNKDWLVQETAQIILGQSHQANGSANVPTLVAQIRANKRTEKRIFQQPTIQVGRGHENDIVIPDNRVSRQHAIFYVDEKGVSIKDLGSSNGVRIGKEHIHDQQKQLKSGDFVRFSGGDDLVIHIQWEMRPLHQNTITESVGTLEKLLWLYDSNFFQDIKANALIELARNSEVRIYHPQQEICKEGRPALELIVLIDGEAKVLPSNTGKGMTISSGQTIGELEVLTHSQYAATVVAGEVRIRSLAIKAKDFEAVLSQDPLLTTNVLKMVSVRLQQSLGQIAAVTQI, encoded by the coding sequence ATGATTAGTCAAATTGAAGAAAAAAAAATGCATCTCGTCAGGTGGCTATTAGCAATTGGCTGGCTGACGTTAATATTTTCCTTATTCTACGATCCAATTTCAATTAGGTTCACAGACCCAAGTAATATCATTAGTCCTTTTCATCTCCATCCAGAGAAATACCTCGACCCATCAACTTGCGTTAAAGTTCAGGGTGTGTGTCTACCCCAACAGCCATATGGGATGGGAGGACGCATATTTTGGGCAATGGTTCTGCCGATAGGAATCACGATCTTACTGGTATTCGGTCATGAACTTTGGCGGCGAATTTGTCCATTATATTTCTTCTCGCAAATTCCCCGTGCCTTAGGAATTCAACGCAAGCGTAAAGTGGTAAGCTCCACAGGTAATGTTCGCTTAGAAATGGCAGGTATAGAAAAAGAGTCTTGGCTGGGACGCAATTATCTATATTTGCAATTAGGCTTGTTTTACTTGGGTTTGAACATTCGCATCCTTTTTGTAAATGGCGATCGCATAGCAATGGCGATTTTTCTGCTATTTACCATCTTCAGTGCGATTACAGTCGGCTTTCTCTATAAAGGAAGAAGCTGGTGTCAGTATTTTTGCCCAATGGCACCTGTACAAATGTTTTACACAGGTCCACGGGGCTTATTAGGAACTGATGCTCACGACAAACCACCCCAAAGCATCACCCAGTCAACTTGTCGGACTGTCGATAGTTCAGGTCAAGAAAAAAGTGCTTGTGTAAGCTGTCAATCTCCTTGTATAGACATTGACGCAGAGCGTTCATACTGGGAGGGAATCACCAAACCAGACCAAAAGATACTTTTCTACAGTTACTTTGGTCTGATGTTGGGATTTTATTTCTTCTACTTTCTGTACGCAGGCAACTGGGACTACTATTATTCTGGTGCATGGACTCATGAAGAAGGGCAATTACGCACACTCTTCAATCCAGGATTTTACTTGTTTAATCAAGCAATTGCCATTCCCAAGTTAATTGCAGCACCTTTGACATTGGCAGTTTTTGCGATCGCCAGCTATTTCATCACTGTAGCCCTAGAAAAAGCCTATAGAGCTTATCTGCATTCAAAAAACAAATATTTAAACGAAGAACAAGTACTGCATGTCATTTTTGTCTTGTGTGTATTTGTCTCCTTCAACGTCTTCTTTATGTTTGGCGGACGCCCGAATATCAGCTTACTGCCAGGTTGGGGTATTTTGGTATTGAACGGTTTTATCGTCATCGTCAGCAGCTTGTGGGTGTATCGCAGCTTCAATCGCAGCCGAGAGCGTTATTCTCGCGAAAGTCTGGCAAATAATTTGCGTCGCCAACTCAACAAACTAGCAGTAGACTGGTCAAAGCTACTTGAAGGACGTTCGCTGCAAGATTTAATTCCCGATGAAGTGTACGTTCTCGCCAAAGTACTGCCAGGTTTTAAGCGTGCAGATCGAGTGCAAGTTTATAAAGGAGTTTTGCGCGAAGCCTTAGAAGAAGGAAAAGTAAGTTCCGCAGGAAGTTTGGAAGTTCTCAAAGATATGCGGAAAGAACTCAACGTCACTGATGAAGAACATTACGCCGTCTTAGCAGAACTGGGAGTTGAAGATTACACCCTTCTAGAACCGCAAAAACTACGCAGTCGAGAAACCCAATTACGGATCGAAGGCTATCGACGTGCATCAGAATTGCTAATTCAGCAACTACTGGAAAGTGGTACACCCTTACAAGAAGCGATCGAGCGCAGGCAAAACCAAATCAGAGAATTGAGACAAGAGTACGCGATTACACCAGACGAACACGAACAAGTGTTCGCGGAAATGTTTAATCAAGACGGTCCACTTCTACAGAAAGCTGAAGTTTTATTAACTCAACTGCAAGATTTAGCCGTGCAGGGTCAAATGCTCTATAACTCAGTGCCAAACCCGCAAGCACCCGTTTATGTCTTGCTGCGAGAAGCCGTACAAGAAAAGAAAAAACTCATTACCACTCAGTTATTCCGCATCTTAGAATTGCTCGGAGACTCACCCGAAGCGTTTAATATTGGTCGTTCAATCGGTGTATTGGCAGCAAATGTCATCGAAGAAATTCTCCAATCTAACGATGAGCAGTCAAGATGGCAAAACCGTTTGAGTCCAAGAATAATCTCTTCATTACGACAACAGGATCAGCTAACTCAGCCTGTACCGATATCAACACAACTGGGTGTGACCAACAATTACTCAGAGCAACAAACAGAATCTTATTCTTTTAACTCTGCCCCTACTCACTTACGTGGTGAACGCACACAAAGTACAGAGGCAATTAATGATGTTTTGCTTGCACTTTTACAAGACGTAGATCCTTTAGTACAAGCTGCCTGTCTTTATGCCTTGCATCAGTCTAATCCTTCTGTTGCCTTTGCGGAAGCTCGCCAACTGCTAGATGCCAAGCAAAATAAAGATTGGCTCGTGCAAGAAACAGCACAAATAATTCTCGGTCAAAGTCACCAAGCAAATGGGTCTGCTAATGTACCAACTTTAGTTGCTCAAATCAGAGCAAACAAACGCACAGAAAAGCGGATTTTCCAACAGCCAACAATTCAAGTTGGACGAGGACACGAGAACGATATCGTTATTCCCGATAACCGTGTTTCGCGACAACACGCTATATTCTATGTGGATGAAAAAGGAGTCAGCATTAAAGATTTAGGAAGCAGCAACGGTGTACGCATTGGGAAAGAACACATTCATGACCAGCAAAAACAACTGAAATCCGGAGATTTCGTTCGTTTTAGTGGTGGAGATGATTTAGTTATCCATATCCAGTGGGAAATGCGACCTTTGCACCAGAATACAATCACCGAATCTGTAGGAACTTTAGAAAAGCTGTTATGGCTTTATGACAGCAACTTCTTCCAAGATATCAAGGCAAATGCTTTGATTGAGCTGGCACGTAATAGCGAAGTACGCATTTATCATCCTCAACAAGAAATCTGCAAAGAGGGAAGACCTGCCCTTGAACTGATAGTTTTAATTGATGGTGAGGCAAAAGTACTTCCCAGCAATACAGGCAAAGGTATGACTATCTCGTCTGGGCAAACTATTGGTGAACTAGAAGTGTTGACCCATAGCCAATATGCAGCAACAGTTGTTGCAGGTGAAGTCAGAATTCGGAGTTTGGCTATCAAAGCAAAAGATTTCGAGGCAGTACTTTCACAAGACCCATTACTCACAACGAATGTCTTAAAAATGGTCAGTGTTCGCCTTCAGCAAAGTTTAGGGCAAATAGCTGCCGTTACCCAAATTTAA
- a CDS encoding FAD-binding oxidoreductase, protein MIKIKVIDPKKPEQLQEIDLDLETKLNQECYIGRLLNCDLVLDGTEVSRMHGKISQKNENYYYADLASSCGSRLNGENAQINQDYLLKSNDLIQVGRYFLMIVQISSPEQTTSNVDTIIDLPQVEKTSPQSDNQEISNGLASSPKVETKPVDPPFVAPVIPPQEYMPVAMIEPADLQRWTKGDLTVRCISVIDETHDVKTFRFVADPPVLFSYKPGQFVTLDLEINGEEISRSYSISSTPSRPHTLEITVKRVPAPVDCEPDTPKGLVSNWLHDNVTPGSIIKLNGPLGKFTCFANPSQKLLLISAGSGITPMMSMSRWLCDTGANCDIIFFHCARSPRDIIYRHELEMMSARYPNFHLAVSTTRNEPGHSWLSLTGRLDPAMLQVVAPDYRIRTVYVCGPDTFMEGTKQMLESISFPMQNYYEESFGPPKKKPKSVEPKQQTVASSTPQNVTPAVGFIDMMRNWSTQTVPESNVSSNHAAATASVATPTPTLPKSTSSGKTAVVFSKSGKEVDCDGEEPILNLADQEGVKIRSSCRSGVCGSCKKRKLEGEVRLEGEPEGLEESEVEEGYILTCISYPIGKVVIDA, encoded by the coding sequence GTGATTAAAATCAAAGTAATAGATCCAAAAAAGCCAGAGCAACTGCAAGAAATAGATTTAGACTTAGAGACAAAACTCAATCAGGAATGTTATATTGGGCGCTTGTTGAACTGTGATTTAGTTTTAGACGGCACCGAAGTCAGCCGGATGCATGGGAAAATTTCCCAAAAAAATGAAAATTATTATTATGCTGACCTTGCTAGTAGCTGTGGTTCGCGGCTTAATGGCGAAAACGCCCAAATTAATCAAGATTATCTTCTCAAATCAAACGACTTAATTCAAGTCGGTAGATATTTTTTGATGATTGTACAAATTAGTTCGCCTGAACAAACGACTTCAAACGTAGACACGATAATAGATTTACCACAGGTAGAAAAAACAAGCCCCCAATCAGACAATCAAGAAATAAGTAACGGACTTGCTTCATCGCCCAAAGTTGAGACTAAACCAGTAGATCCACCATTTGTCGCTCCTGTCATCCCTCCGCAAGAATATATGCCAGTGGCGATGATAGAACCTGCCGACCTCCAACGCTGGACGAAAGGAGATTTAACAGTCCGCTGCATCAGTGTTATCGATGAAACACATGATGTGAAAACCTTTCGCTTTGTAGCAGATCCTCCGGTGTTGTTCAGTTACAAACCAGGTCAGTTTGTCACCCTTGATTTAGAAATTAATGGCGAAGAGATATCGCGTTCCTATTCCATTTCCTCAACTCCCTCACGTCCCCACACCTTAGAAATCACCGTCAAACGTGTACCCGCTCCTGTTGATTGTGAACCTGATACACCCAAAGGTCTAGTTTCTAACTGGTTGCACGACAACGTTACACCAGGCAGTATTATCAAGCTTAATGGACCTTTGGGTAAGTTTACCTGCTTCGCTAATCCATCGCAAAAACTTTTGCTAATATCTGCGGGTAGTGGGATCACACCGATGATGTCTATGTCTCGCTGGTTATGTGATACTGGCGCTAATTGCGATATTATCTTTTTTCACTGCGCTCGCAGCCCCCGTGATATCATTTATCGGCATGAACTAGAGATGATGTCTGCGCGGTATCCGAATTTTCATCTAGCAGTCTCTACAACTCGCAATGAACCGGGTCATAGCTGGTTAAGTTTAACCGGCAGACTTGATCCAGCTATGTTGCAAGTTGTTGCGCCTGACTATCGAATTCGCACTGTTTATGTATGTGGACCAGATACCTTCATGGAAGGCACCAAACAAATGCTCGAAAGTATCAGCTTCCCCATGCAAAACTACTATGAGGAAAGCTTTGGACCTCCAAAGAAAAAGCCCAAATCTGTTGAGCCTAAACAACAAACTGTCGCTAGCAGCACACCTCAAAACGTCACCCCTGCTGTTGGCTTCATCGATATGATGAGGAATTGGTCTACACAGACTGTTCCAGAATCAAATGTCAGTAGTAATCATGCTGCCGCAACTGCATCAGTCGCTACACCAACTCCCACCTTGCCCAAGTCAACTTCGTCCGGAAAAACTGCTGTAGTTTTCTCTAAGTCAGGCAAAGAAGTCGATTGTGATGGGGAAGAACCCATCCTGAATTTGGCTGACCAAGAAGGAGTGAAAATTCGCAGTAGTTGCCGTTCTGGAGTTTGTGGTAGCTGCAAGAAACGCAAGCTAGAAGGAGAAGTCAGATTAGAAGGTGAACCTGAAGGTTTGGAAGAAAGCGAAGTTGAAGAAGGTTATATTCTCACTTGCATTTCTTACCCAATTGGCAAAGTTGTAATTGATGCGTAG
- a CDS encoding superoxide dismutase family protein — protein sequence MKLIYHLALILLLLISACSSSGENISKNVQAKAAIAGSGITGTLKAMQTANGFVWVAVELQGDPKVIKPGLHGVHIHEKGVCEAQLEKPFSSAGGHFDPGPFGSSTPVEKNHPYHLGDLQNIKISVIGKGRMETFSNSFTLTDSPTSLFDSDGSAVIVHKLVDQKKAGGTADEAGGGRQACGVIQLVKS from the coding sequence ATGAAATTGATTTACCATCTAGCTTTGATATTGCTACTATTAATATCAGCTTGTAGTTCGTCTGGAGAAAATATCAGTAAAAACGTGCAAGCGAAAGCTGCGATCGCTGGCTCTGGTATCACAGGAACCCTCAAAGCAATGCAGACGGCAAATGGTTTTGTCTGGGTTGCTGTTGAACTTCAAGGCGATCCTAAAGTTATAAAGCCTGGACTTCATGGTGTTCACATACACGAAAAAGGTGTCTGTGAAGCTCAATTAGAAAAGCCTTTTAGCTCTGCGGGCGGACATTTTGACCCTGGTCCATTCGGTTCATCAACTCCTGTAGAAAAAAATCATCCTTATCATTTGGGAGATTTACAAAACATCAAAATTAGTGTTATCGGGAAAGGTAGAATGGAAACTTTTTCTAACAGTTTCACTCTGACTGATAGTCCGACAAGTTTATTTGATAGTGATGGTAGTGCGGTAATAGTACATAAGTTAGTTGATCAAAAGAAAGCTGGAGGTACCGCAGATGAAGCCGGCGGTGGTCGGCAAGCTTGCGGTGTAATTCAATTAGTCAAATCTTAG